In Pseudophryne corroboree isolate aPseCor3 chromosome 3, aPseCor3.hap2, whole genome shotgun sequence, a genomic segment contains:
- the LOC135054665 gene encoding NACHT, LRR and PYD domains-containing protein 3-like: protein MAASFLKRSRCEGRRTSGDILYESLEDLMQYDFTRFKDKLCDFSYEERPAILRGHLEDADCVTTKNLLLDVYGEETALYVAIEVLKLINLMGPAKTLQHDVTQYGKLQEISAAITLQDCRIRYANDTVKEYHCIEDSNARIGEAVNTKKRYTSLLLIKNHRNEEERQQEITSTGQRHLQIMASRSSEEYSPTTVQALFQPQDDGIIPKIVVLQGPAGIGKTMTSQKIMLDWASGNLYKDKFHFVFYMSCRAVSTFTGNISLARYISRFCGLKCSSNLLRSIFIDSETILLIVDGFDQLKFPSINDTEVCDDPFQEVSKEVLLNSLLRKKLLRDSSLIITTRQFSMMKLKGVDHTPRYVEILGFTGEQREEYFQNFFETQEQADLALSAIKDNNTLSTLCVVPVTCWILCTIIKQQLRGGSRVIDSRTPTSIYLLYLKVLIKYHGRGSAQPLSACIRKLSALANDGVWDRRILFKESDLERHGLSMLESVFLNENVCQRGVETSTCYSFSHLSVQEFFAALHYVLEEKSERTTKVTELLKASEDQTHLKLTVRFLFGLSSEKQIQEAQRTTGCPISFSDKLILEEWLKRRPSHFHNEILGCLYETQDEDYVGRMMSYFPEVEIKGLYGEESDQENIGYRAVAYCLGRSTNKYTASFHDHIIGPNARDIIAPALSKSSKLRFARCRFPDKEEDGFEAGSNFSGLFKQCQVEELVLHSCGLTSSCCDNLHPVIITDRSLVRLDLSGNNLEGGAKLLCDGLRHPDCSLQTLVLCSCGLTSSGCADLRSVLITHRTLITLDLSRNHLQDSGMRLLCQGVRHPDCILQELRLRGCGLTVSCYDDLRSTLLTNRSLIRLDLRENHLEEAEGKLVEGVRPPLQIVFAD from the exons ATGGCCGCTTCCTTCTTAAAAA GGTCTCGGTGTGAGGGGAGGAGGACATCGGGAGACATTCTCTATGAGTCTCTGGAAGACCTCATGCAATATGACTTCACACGATTTAAGGACAAGTTATGTGATTTCTCCTATGAAGAGCGACCCGCCATATTACGTGGGCATCTGGAAGACGCAGATTGTGTTACCACTAAGAACCTCCTCTTAGATGTCTATGGAGAGGAGACAGCCCTGTATGTGGCCATAGAGGTCCTCAAATTGATCAATCTCATGGGACCTGCAAAGACTCTCCAACATGATGTGACACAATATG GGAAATTACAGGAGATATCAGCAGCTATAACACTTCAAG ACTGCAGAATAAGATATGCGAATGACACGGTAAAGGAATACCATTGTATTGAAGATAGTAATGCAAGGATTGGGGAGGCGGTCAACACAAAGAAACGATATACCAGTCTTTTACTGATCAAGAATCATCGTAATGAAGAAGAGAGACAACAAGAAATAACTTCTACAGGCCAGAGGCACTTACAGATTATGGCAAGCAGATCATCAGAGGAGTATTCTCCAACCACTGTACAGGCTCTGTTTCAGCCACAAGATGATGGGATTATTCCCAAGATTGTGGTGCTACAAGGACCTGCCGGGATAGGAAAAACGATGACCTCCCAGAAGATCATGCTAGactgggcatccgggaatctctataaAGACAAGTTTCATTTTGTGTTTTACATGAGCTGTAGAGCGGTCAGCACCTTCACTGGTAATATCAGCCTGGCCAGATATATATCCAGGTTTTGCGGACTGAAATGTTCTTCTAATCTGTTGCGATCAATCTTCATTGACTCTGAGACAATACTTCTTATTGTTGATGGTTTCGATCAATTAAAATTCCCATCAATCAATGACACGGAGGTTTGtgatgacccatttcaggaggtcTCCAAAGAAGTCCTTCTAAACAGTTTGTTGAGAAAAAAGCTGCTCAGAGACAGTTCTCTGATCATCACCACAAGACAATTCTCGATGATGAAGCTGAAGGGTGTAGATCACACTCCTCGATATGTGGAAATTCTGGGGTTTACAGGAGAGCAGCGTGAGGAATATTTCCAGAATTTCTTTGAAACCCAAGAACAAGCGGACTTGGCTCTTAGTGCCATTAAGGACAATAATACTCTGTCCACCTTGTGCGTTGTCCCTGTAACTTGCTGGATTTTATGTACTATAATAAAGCAGCAACTTAGAGGAGGCTCACGTGTGATTGATTCTAGGACACCCACATCCATTTACCTGTTGTACCTTAAAGTTTTAATTAAGTATCATGGCAGGGGCTCTGCCCAGCCTTTAAGCGCATGTATAAGGAAGCTGAGTGCTTTGGCCAATGATGGTGTTTGGGACAGGAGAATTCTGTTCAAAGAATCGGATCTTGAGAGACATGGACTCTCTATGTTGGAGTCAGTGTTTCTGAATGAGAATGTCTGTCAAAGGGGTGTTGAGACCAGCACCTGCTACAGCTTCAGCCACCTGAGTGTGCAGGAGTTCTTTGCTGCTCTCCACTATGTCCTGGAAGAGAAATCGGAAAGAACGACGAAAGTGACAGAGTTACTGAAGGCATCGGAAGATCAGACGCATCTAAAACTAACTGTACGGTTCTTATTTGGTCTTTCTAGTGAGAAACAGATTCAGGAGGCTCAGCGGACCACTGGCTGTCCCATTTCCTTTAGTGACAAACTAATCTTGGAGGAATGGCTAAAGAGACGTCCATCACACTTCCACAATGAGATACTAGGCTGCCTGTACGAGACTCAGGATGAGGACTATGTGGGGAGAATGATGTCTTACTTCCCTGAAGTGGAAATTAAAGGTCTTTATGGAGAAGAAAGTGACCAGGAGAACATTGGTTACCGGGCTGTAGCCTACTGCCTGGGGAGAAGCACAAACAAATATACTGCATCTTTTCATGACCACATAATAGGGCCAAACGCTCGGGACATTATAGCTCCAGCACTTTCTAAGTCTTCAAAACTCCG TTTCGCCAGATGCAGGTTTCCCGATAAGGAGGAAGACGGGTTTGAGGCAGGATCCAACTTTTCCGGGTTGTTTAAACAGTGTCAAGTTGAGGAACTGGT GTTACATAGCTGCGGTCTGACCTCCTCCTGCTGCGATAATCTCCACCCTGTCATTATTACAGACCGGTCTCTGGTCAGACTGGACCTGTCAGGGAACAATCTGGAGGGGGGAGCGAAGCTTCTGTGTGACGGACTGAGACACCCGGACTGCAGCCTACAGACACTTGT GTTATGCAGCTGCGGCCTGACCTCCTCCGGCTGTGCTGACCTCCGCTCTGTTCTTATCACACACCGCACTCTCATCACACTGGACCTGTCCAGGAACCATCTGCAGGACTCGGGAATGAGACTTCTGTGCCAGGGAGTGAGGCACCCGGACTGTATCCTGCAGGAGCTTAG GTTACGGGGCTGTGGCCTGACCGTGTCCTGCTACGATGATCTCCGCTCTACTCTCCTTACCAACCGCTCCCTGATCAGACTGGACCTGAGGGAGAACCACTTGGAGGAGGCTGAAGGGAAACTGGTGGAGGGTGTGAGGCCGCCTCTGCAGATTGTGTTTGCGGACTGA